The following coding sequences are from one Phenylobacterium glaciei window:
- the purC gene encoding phosphoribosylaminoimidazolesuccinocarboxamide synthase, whose product MTTRRKKIFEGKGKILYEGPEPGTLIQYFKDDATAFNSTKKAVLEGKGVINNRISEYVMTRLNSIGVQNHFIRRLNLREQLIRELEIIPLEVVCRNVAAGSLSQRFGLPEGQALPRSIIEFYLKDDKLGDPMVTEEHITAFNWASTQEIDDMMALTLRVNDFLTGTFGAVGITLVDFKVEFGRLWENDFARVILADEISPDSCRLWDAQTNEKLDKDRFRRDLGDVIESYTEVARRLGIMKEMPTVIQGGLH is encoded by the coding sequence ATGACCACCCGCCGCAAGAAGATCTTCGAAGGCAAGGGCAAGATTCTCTACGAGGGGCCCGAACCCGGCACCCTCATCCAGTACTTCAAGGACGATGCGACGGCCTTCAATTCGACGAAGAAGGCCGTCCTTGAGGGCAAGGGCGTCATCAACAACCGCATCAGCGAATATGTGATGACGCGGCTGAACTCCATCGGGGTGCAGAACCACTTCATCCGCCGCCTGAACCTGCGCGAGCAGCTGATCCGCGAGCTGGAGATCATCCCGCTGGAGGTGGTGTGCCGCAATGTGGCGGCCGGCTCCCTGTCGCAGCGGTTCGGCCTGCCCGAGGGCCAGGCCCTGCCGCGCTCGATCATCGAGTTCTACCTGAAGGACGACAAGCTGGGCGACCCGATGGTCACCGAGGAGCACATCACCGCCTTCAACTGGGCCTCGACCCAGGAGATCGACGACATGATGGCGCTCACCCTGCGAGTGAACGACTTCCTCACCGGCACCTTCGGCGCCGTCGGCATCACCCTGGTGGACTTCAAGGTGGAGTTCGGCCGGCTGTGGGAGAACGACTTCGCCCGGGTCATCCTGGCCGACGAGATCAGCCCCGACAGCTGCCGGCTCTGGGACGCCCAGACCAACGAGAAGCTGGACAAGGACCGATTCCGCCGCGATTTGGGCGACGTCATCGAAAGCTATACCGAAGTCGCCCGGCGGCTGGGGATCATGAAAGAGATGCCCACCGTGATCCAAGGAGGCCTGCACTAG
- the purS gene encoding phosphoribosylformylglycinamidine synthase subunit PurS codes for MRAKVHVFLKPGVLDVQGKAVEAALHGLGWGHVEGVRVGKTIEFDLKGKDAAETESEVKDMCEKLLANTVIESYRVEVA; via the coding sequence GTGCGCGCGAAAGTTCATGTGTTCCTGAAACCCGGCGTGCTGGACGTCCAGGGCAAGGCCGTCGAGGCCGCCCTGCACGGCCTCGGCTGGGGTCATGTCGAGGGTGTTCGGGTCGGCAAGACCATCGAGTTCGACCTCAAGGGCAAGGACGCCGCCGAGACCGAGAGCGAGGTCAAGGACATGTGCGAGAAGCTGCTCGCCAACACGGTCATCGAAAGCTACCGGGTCGAGGTGGC
- a CDS encoding DUF1476 domain-containing protein, protein MTTFDDRQRGFENKFALDQDQEFKAGARRNRLLGEWAAGLMGLEGDRVAEYAKAVVKSDFELPGDEDVLRKVFEDLKGSGVNTSEGDVRMKMDELLAQAREAIKSGN, encoded by the coding sequence ATGACCACCTTCGACGACCGCCAACGTGGCTTTGAAAACAAATTCGCGCTGGACCAGGACCAAGAGTTCAAGGCCGGGGCGCGTCGCAACCGTCTGCTGGGCGAATGGGCCGCGGGCCTGATGGGCCTGGAGGGCGACCGCGTGGCCGAATACGCCAAGGCCGTGGTGAAGTCCGATTTTGAACTGCCCGGCGACGAAGACGTGCTGCGCAAGGTGTTCGAGGATCTCAAGGGCTCGGGCGTCAACACCAGCGAGGGCGACGTCCGCATGAAGATGGACGAACTGCTGGCCCAGGCCCGCGAAGCCATCAAGTCCGGCAACTAG
- a CDS encoding cupin domain-containing protein, protein MSAPLMTAESAAAVIARLNLSPHPEGGWYRETWRAPAGVGIRSPGTAILFLLEAGQASHWHRIDATELWLFQAGTALTLKTAEGDAGPVVATRLGPDVLTGDAPQGVVAPGEWQAAQASPDGWALVACVVVPGFDFAGFQLAAAGWAPGV, encoded by the coding sequence GTGTCTGCTCCCCTGATGACCGCCGAATCGGCCGCCGCCGTGATCGCCCGCCTGAACCTTAGCCCCCACCCGGAGGGCGGCTGGTATCGCGAGACCTGGCGCGCGCCGGCCGGCGTCGGCATTCGCAGCCCCGGCACCGCGATCCTTTTCCTGCTGGAAGCCGGCCAGGCGTCTCATTGGCACCGCATCGACGCCACGGAGCTGTGGCTGTTCCAGGCGGGCACGGCGTTGACGCTGAAGACGGCAGAGGGTGATGCCGGCCCGGTCGTCGCCACGCGCCTTGGTCCCGACGTGCTCACGGGCGACGCGCCGCAAGGCGTGGTGGCGCCCGGCGAATGGCAGGCGGCGCAGGCCAGTCCCGACGGCTGGGCGCTGGTGGCCTGCGTGGTGGTCCCCGGGTTCGACTTCGCGGGGTTCCAACTGGCGGCGGCGGGGTGGGCGCCGGGAGTTTAG